The genomic stretch TGGGCTGGTTCGATTCCTTGGAGAAATTGCAGAACAGGCCAAAATACCTCATCAGTTTATTGTAAAATCCGCTGGAACGACCAACGCCACCACAATACAAACATCTCGCGGAGGTGTCCGAGTGGCGGCTATATCAATGCCGGTTAGGTATATACATAGCCCGACTGGAATGATACAAAAAAGCGATATTGAACAATCCATTAAGCTCGTCGCAGCTTTCCTAGAAAATGCGGATAAGCTTCCGCCTAGGTAACTAAACTACTTCCGTAAACCGATGGGCATCAGATAGCGCGGGATACCATCGACAGAGAAGAGCTCCGACACTTTATCATCATGGAATGCGCCAATAGCTACGGTCGAAAGATTCAGTCCTTCAACCGCAAGATAGATATTCTGGCCGATATGACCGATCTCCATATCAACATAACGCTCGGCGCGCGCGCCGTATCGAGCTGAAGTCCTTTCAACTACTGCAAAAAGGCATATTACACAAGCAGCGCTATGTAATGCTCCCTGACCGAGAGCAGCATCAGCTAATTTTTCCGCAAAATGCCCCTCCATAATAACCTCAAGATTGTGCGAATCCTCAATATATCTGTAAATTCCAGGAGGAATACCCTCGATACGCTCGACTAATAAATAAGTATCTATAGGAAAAGTGGCGCCAGCACTGGGTGCTACGCGAAATCCCTTAGCAAAATCGGTGATGCCAGCCGTAGCCCACATAAGCTCGCTTATCGCAGAAAGTGTAATCGAACCCTCAGAAAAAGACCGCCGGCTACGGCGGGTCTCCATAACGGAATGTAAGTCAATGCCATTGCCCGGCGGTGAAGGAAGGTCTATTATCTGTGCCATAACGGAAACTCCTAACAAAAAAATGGTTATTATTATTCTCATTCTACCCATCCTTTATCAAATCATACCCACCAAATCAATCCAAGCTAAATTATATGTCGAACATCGATAAATGCATCATCTAAAGCAAATGTTGAAAAAAATATAACTAAATAAACGGGCGGTCGGCAGCGG from bacterium encodes the following:
- a CDS encoding SagB/ThcOx family dehydrogenase, with translation MRIIITIFLLGVSVMAQIIDLPSPPGNGIDLHSVMETRRSRRSFSEGSITLSAISELMWATAGITDFAKGFRVAPSAGATFPIDTYLLVERIEGIPPGIYRYIEDSHNLEVIMEGHFAEKLADAALGQGALHSAACVICLFAVVERTSARYGARAERYVDMEIGHIGQNIYLAVEGLNLSTVAIGAFHDDKVSELFSVDGIPRYLMPIGLRK